A single region of the Epinephelus moara isolate mb chromosome 12, YSFRI_EMoa_1.0, whole genome shotgun sequence genome encodes:
- the scml4 gene encoding sex comb on midleg-like protein 4 isoform X2, which translates to MRLRGGRDFNSPDSYLELAPPPPRPVSWLPGVLSKGVRLRLRLDRRDNRGRGCWQLVDLEAESEPVGRRLRSRASNTCTQSLMSSLSAGSEMQTPALGPQFIAGPQGKVPGRKRGRPPIRKLEFQSHYVEPLSPLKVPKKRGRKPGFKLKPRMVMSPLANSPPSSTPEPELGSIPQDAAIVPHSATPQVLTAETSMPDDFLCDPPVDSKRYAVDPSDSAFNVMTSQYPPKQSYSYRGSSCSTPMGLCRQASSPGSFQEANRNAYSSMPDSGECKRPAGKDPSRWGVEEVIWFIKDADPQALGPHVDAFRKHEIDGDALLLLKSEMMMKYLGLKLGPALKLCYHIDRLKQNRL; encoded by the exons ATGAGACTGCGAGGCGGACGGGATTTCAACTCTCCTGACTCCTACCTGGAACtggcccctcctcctcctcgtcctgtCTCCTGGTTACCTGGTGTCCTCAGCAAGGGTGTGCGCCTTCGTCTGCGCTTGGATCGCCGTGACAACCGGGGGCGGGGCTGCTGGCAGCTGGTGGACTTGGAGGCGGAGTCAGAGCCAGTCGGGCGGAGACTGAGGAGCCGGGCCTCCAACACTTGCACTCAAA GTCTGATGAGTTCCCTGTCTGCCGGCTCAGAGATGCAGACTCCAGCTCTCGGCCCCCAGTTCATCGCGGGGCCTCAGGGTAAGGTGCCGGGCAGGAAGAGAGGACGACCTCCCATCCGTAAGCTGGAGTTCCAGAGTCACTACGTTGAGCCTCTGTCACCTCTCAAGGTGCCGAAGAAGAGAGGCAGGAAGCCGGGGTTTAAG ctgaaGCCCAGGATGGTGATGTCCCCACTCGCTAACTCTCCTCCCAGCAGCACACCAGAACCTGAGCTGGGCTCCATCCCACAGGATGCTGCGATTGTCCCACACTCTGCCACACCACAGGTCCTAACAG CTGAGACATCGATGCCTGATGACTTCTTATGTGACCCACCAGTGGACTCCAAGCGCTACGCTGTAGATCCCAGCGACTCCGCCTTCAACGTCATGACATCACAGTACCCACCAAAGCAGTCCTACAGTTACCGTGGCAGCAGCTGCTCTACCCCAATGGGCCTGTGCAGACAAGCGTCCAGCCCGGGAAGCTTCCAGGAAGCAAACAGGAATG CTTACAGTTCGATGCCAGACTCTGGAGAGTGCAAGCGTCCTGCTGGTAAGGACCCGTCCAGGTGGGGAGTGGAGGAGGTCATCTGGTTCATCAAAGATGCTGACCCCCAAGCCCTGGGACCCCACGTTGATGCATTCAGGAAGCAT GAGATAGACGGAGATGCTCTGCTCCTGCTGAAAAGcgagatgatgatgaagtatCTGGGACTGAAGCTGGGACCTGCTCTTAAACTCTGTTACCACATCGACAGGCTCAAACAGAATCGGTTGTGA
- the scml4 gene encoding sex comb on midleg-like protein 4 isoform X1, with protein MRLRGGRDFNSPDSYLELAPPPPRPVSWLPGVLSKGVRLRLRLDRRDNRGRGCWQLVDLEAESEPVGRRLRSRASNTCTQSLMSSLSAGSEMQTPALGPQFIAGPQGKVPGRKRGRPPIRKLEFQSHYVEPLSPLKVPKKRGRKPGFKLKPRMVMSPLANSPPSSTPEPELGSIPQDAAIVPHSATPQVLTAETSMPDDFLCDPPVDSKRYAVDPSDSAFNVMTSQYPPKQSYSYRGSSCSTPMGLCRQASSPGSFQEANRNVAYSSMPDSGECKRPAGKDPSRWGVEEVIWFIKDADPQALGPHVDAFRKHEIDGDALLLLKSEMMMKYLGLKLGPALKLCYHIDRLKQNRL; from the exons ATGAGACTGCGAGGCGGACGGGATTTCAACTCTCCTGACTCCTACCTGGAACtggcccctcctcctcctcgtcctgtCTCCTGGTTACCTGGTGTCCTCAGCAAGGGTGTGCGCCTTCGTCTGCGCTTGGATCGCCGTGACAACCGGGGGCGGGGCTGCTGGCAGCTGGTGGACTTGGAGGCGGAGTCAGAGCCAGTCGGGCGGAGACTGAGGAGCCGGGCCTCCAACACTTGCACTCAAA GTCTGATGAGTTCCCTGTCTGCCGGCTCAGAGATGCAGACTCCAGCTCTCGGCCCCCAGTTCATCGCGGGGCCTCAGGGTAAGGTGCCGGGCAGGAAGAGAGGACGACCTCCCATCCGTAAGCTGGAGTTCCAGAGTCACTACGTTGAGCCTCTGTCACCTCTCAAGGTGCCGAAGAAGAGAGGCAGGAAGCCGGGGTTTAAG ctgaaGCCCAGGATGGTGATGTCCCCACTCGCTAACTCTCCTCCCAGCAGCACACCAGAACCTGAGCTGGGCTCCATCCCACAGGATGCTGCGATTGTCCCACACTCTGCCACACCACAGGTCCTAACAG CTGAGACATCGATGCCTGATGACTTCTTATGTGACCCACCAGTGGACTCCAAGCGCTACGCTGTAGATCCCAGCGACTCCGCCTTCAACGTCATGACATCACAGTACCCACCAAAGCAGTCCTACAGTTACCGTGGCAGCAGCTGCTCTACCCCAATGGGCCTGTGCAGACAAGCGTCCAGCCCGGGAAGCTTCCAGGAAGCAAACAGGAATG TAGCTTACAGTTCGATGCCAGACTCTGGAGAGTGCAAGCGTCCTGCTGGTAAGGACCCGTCCAGGTGGGGAGTGGAGGAGGTCATCTGGTTCATCAAAGATGCTGACCCCCAAGCCCTGGGACCCCACGTTGATGCATTCAGGAAGCAT GAGATAGACGGAGATGCTCTGCTCCTGCTGAAAAGcgagatgatgatgaagtatCTGGGACTGAAGCTGGGACCTGCTCTTAAACTCTGTTACCACATCGACAGGCTCAAACAGAATCGGTTGTGA
- the scml4 gene encoding sex comb on midleg-like protein 4 isoform X3 — protein sequence MRLRGGRDFNSPDSYLELAPPPPRPVSWLPGVLSKGVRLRLRLDRRDNRGRGCWQLVDLEAESEPVGRRLRSRASNTCTQSLMSSLSAGSEMQTPALGPQFIAGPQGKVPGRKRGRPPIRKLEFQSHYVEPLSPLKVPKKRGRKPGFKLKPRMVMSPLANSPPSSTPEPELGSIPQDAAIVPHSATPQVLTAETSMPDDFLCDPPVDSKRYAVDPSDSAFNVMTSQYPPKQSYSYRGSSCSTPMGLCRQASSPGSFQEANRNVAYSSMPDSGECKRPAGKDPSRWGVEEVIWFIKDADPQALGPHVDAFRKHMSRFFIGFRR from the exons ATGAGACTGCGAGGCGGACGGGATTTCAACTCTCCTGACTCCTACCTGGAACtggcccctcctcctcctcgtcctgtCTCCTGGTTACCTGGTGTCCTCAGCAAGGGTGTGCGCCTTCGTCTGCGCTTGGATCGCCGTGACAACCGGGGGCGGGGCTGCTGGCAGCTGGTGGACTTGGAGGCGGAGTCAGAGCCAGTCGGGCGGAGACTGAGGAGCCGGGCCTCCAACACTTGCACTCAAA GTCTGATGAGTTCCCTGTCTGCCGGCTCAGAGATGCAGACTCCAGCTCTCGGCCCCCAGTTCATCGCGGGGCCTCAGGGTAAGGTGCCGGGCAGGAAGAGAGGACGACCTCCCATCCGTAAGCTGGAGTTCCAGAGTCACTACGTTGAGCCTCTGTCACCTCTCAAGGTGCCGAAGAAGAGAGGCAGGAAGCCGGGGTTTAAG ctgaaGCCCAGGATGGTGATGTCCCCACTCGCTAACTCTCCTCCCAGCAGCACACCAGAACCTGAGCTGGGCTCCATCCCACAGGATGCTGCGATTGTCCCACACTCTGCCACACCACAGGTCCTAACAG CTGAGACATCGATGCCTGATGACTTCTTATGTGACCCACCAGTGGACTCCAAGCGCTACGCTGTAGATCCCAGCGACTCCGCCTTCAACGTCATGACATCACAGTACCCACCAAAGCAGTCCTACAGTTACCGTGGCAGCAGCTGCTCTACCCCAATGGGCCTGTGCAGACAAGCGTCCAGCCCGGGAAGCTTCCAGGAAGCAAACAGGAATG TAGCTTACAGTTCGATGCCAGACTCTGGAGAGTGCAAGCGTCCTGCTGGTAAGGACCCGTCCAGGTGGGGAGTGGAGGAGGTCATCTGGTTCATCAAAGATGCTGACCCCCAAGCCCTGGGACCCCACGTTGATGCATTCAGGAAGCAT ATGTCACGTTTTTTTATTGGTTTCAGGAGATAG